The sequence below is a genomic window from Chitinophagales bacterium.
TGCGCATCAACCGTTTTAACATTGGATATGGAAGATCTATTTATAATGATGCAAGCGGGATCAATCATTTAACCGTTGGAATCAACTTCGATGATTGGTTCGGAAAGAAAATGTAGCATTATAATGATCCGCAGTTTTTCTGCAGGTTGAAAGCGGTTTATTAATTTTCAGATTTCCTTCCGGCTATTTTTATTTTTGTCCTATGCCGAAAAACATCATTATCACTATCGATGGCGTATCATCCAGCGGAAAAAGTACATTGGCAAAACAATTAGCGGCATTATTGCGCTACCGCTATATTGATTCGGGGGCCTTCTACCGCGCGGTCACTGTGTTTTTCCATGCTAACAAGATTGATCAGAAACATGCGGCTTCTGTGAAACAGGCATTGCATGAAATACAGATTTCCTTTGAATATGATTCGGGAAAGAATCAATCAATAACATATTTAAATCACAGGGATGTAGAATCTGAAATCAGGAGTATGAAAATATCTAACCTGGTGAGTGAAGTGAGTACCCTGGCAGATGTACGCAGATTTATTGTTGCTGAATTGCAATCGCTGGGAGATGAAAAGGGAATAGTAATGGATGGAAGAGATATTGGAACCGTTGTTTTTCCTAAAGCAGAATTGAAGATTTTTATGACGGCTGAGGAAACCGTGCGCAGTAAGAGGCGTTTTAGCGAAATGAAAAGCAAAGGCCTAGAGGTTACCAAAAACGAGATTAAGCAAAACCTTTCCGGCAGGGATTTGTTAGACAGTAAAAGAGAAATTGCACCATTAAAAAGGGCTGATGACGCATTGATTCTTGATAGCACGCATATGACCGAAAAAGAACAGCTGAACTTTGCGCTGACTCATGCTCTTTATATAATTAATGGAAAGCATTAAACAGGATCTTTTATAAAACCATTAATAAAAAAATGCCATTTACCTTTGCACTATGAACGTAACCATTGATCCGGATAGTGGTTTCTGCTTTGGAGTAATATATGCCATTCAAATGGCAGAAGATGAGCTGGACTCGGGCAGCGAGTTGTATTGCCTTGGTGATATTGTGCACAATGATCTAGAAGTTAACCGGCTAACAGCAAAGGGACTCAAAATAATAGATCACGAACAGTTTAAGGATCTGAGGGATTGCAAGGTTCTGATCCGGGCGCATGGTGAGCCGCCGGAGACTTATATTACAGCTATGGAAAATAATATCGAGCTGGTAGATGCTTCTTGCCCTGTAGTCTTGAAATTACAAAACCGGGTGAAGCTGTCCTATGATAAAATGTTTGGCGAGGATACTCAGTTGGTGATTTATGGAATCCCCGGACATGCAGAAGTAGTGGGATTAATGGGTCAAACCGATCAGCAGGCCATTCTTATTACGGTTGAAGACGACCTCGCGAAGATCGATTTTTCAAAGCCGATCGTATTTTTCTCACAAACCACTAAGAGTACTGAGAAATTTTATTACTTCAAATCATTGATTGAGGAACGGGCACGGGAAAAAGGCAATTTAAATGTAAAGGCAAATGACACTATTTGCAGACAGGTCTCCAACCGTGAGCCGCAATTACAAAAATTTGCCGCTGAACATGATGTTATTATATTTATAAGTGGAAAAAAAAGCTCAAATGGCAAAGTGCTGTACAATGTTTGCAAAGAAATAAATCCTCATTCGTATTTTATTTCGGAAGAAAATGAAATTGAGGAACAGTGGTTTGAAAGTGCGCGATCAGTTGGTATATGCGGGGCTACATCTACTCCCCGGTGGCTTATGGAAAAGGTAGCAGAAACTATACAAATCCGGTATTCCCATGAAAAAACATTATCGCCTTCATAATTTTGGAAAAGTCGGTAAAGGCACCATAAATCCAGCAGGAAAATTTTATGGCATTGTTCAAATCCAAACTGAATCAGTTGCCATTACCGACGTTTCTTGATCAAATGAAGAATTTACATTGCTTTATTATAAAATTTCATTCAATAAGAAATTCATAAAGAGTATCATTAATCGTTTAAAAACACTATAAAGATAAAGTACCCGGCAGCCAATGTCAATACCTGAAAATACCCGATTTATATAGCGTAAATCTTAGTAGCCATTTTTTGGGAATATTCCCATCAGGGATTTGTAGATACATTTTATTTCCTGACGGGAAACTTCATTTTATAATCTACATCCACCATTCCCCGGGATATGTTTTCAAGCTTTTTTTTAAGCAACCGCCTTTTCAACGGTTTTAAATGATCCGTA
It includes:
- a CDS encoding 4-hydroxy-3-methylbut-2-enyl diphosphate reductase, which codes for MNVTIDPDSGFCFGVIYAIQMAEDELDSGSELYCLGDIVHNDLEVNRLTAKGLKIIDHEQFKDLRDCKVLIRAHGEPPETYITAMENNIELVDASCPVVLKLQNRVKLSYDKMFGEDTQLVIYGIPGHAEVVGLMGQTDQQAILITVEDDLAKIDFSKPIVFFSQTTKSTEKFYYFKSLIEERAREKGNLNVKANDTICRQVSNREPQLQKFAAEHDVIIFISGKKSSNGKVLYNVCKEINPHSYFISEENEIEEQWFESARSVGICGATSTPRWLMEKVAETIQIRYSHEKTLSPS
- a CDS encoding (d)CMP kinase; its protein translation is MPKNIIITIDGVSSSGKSTLAKQLAALLRYRYIDSGAFYRAVTVFFHANKIDQKHAASVKQALHEIQISFEYDSGKNQSITYLNHRDVESEIRSMKISNLVSEVSTLADVRRFIVAELQSLGDEKGIVMDGRDIGTVVFPKAELKIFMTAEETVRSKRRFSEMKSKGLEVTKNEIKQNLSGRDLLDSKREIAPLKRADDALILDSTHMTEKEQLNFALTHALYIINGKH